Proteins from a genomic interval of Medicago truncatula cultivar Jemalong A17 chromosome 3, MtrunA17r5.0-ANR, whole genome shotgun sequence:
- the LOC11427010 gene encoding transcription repressor MYB5, which produces MMNLSSSTDQDKSETTNSNSNSNPNKKQKTTTTTPCCSKVGLKRGPWTVEEDEVLSEYIKKEGEGRWRTLPKRAGLLRCGKSCRLRWMNYLRPSVKRGQIAPDEEDLILRLHRLLGNRWSLIAGRIPGRTDNEIKNYWNTHLSKKLINQGIDPRTHKPLNNPSSSSSIIPNTNHQTSTPFFAPSSSDHHHPITITNNEPDPSQTQQAQGCGNLVNDVSAMDNHHVLTNNNRGDYGDDNGNNNYGGDDVFTSFLDSLINDDAFAAHRSENDPLILSAAPPALWESPPLMMTSTHNFTQNQDGKAS; this is translated from the exons ATGATGAATCTATCTTCATCAACAGATCAAGACAAATCAGAaacaacaaattcaaattcaaattcaaatccaaacaaaaaacagaagACAACAACAACTACACCTTGTTGCAGTAAAGTAGGGTTGAAGAGAGGACCGTGGACtgtagaagaagatgaagttttatcagaataCATCAAAAAAGAAGGTGAAGGTCGTTGGAGAACTCTTCCCAAACGAGCTGGTCTTCTCCGTTGCGGCAAAAGCTGTCGTCTCCGTTGGATGAATTATCTTCGTCCATCCGTCAAACGCGGTCAGATCGCTCCTGATGAAGAAGATCTCATCCTCCGCCTCCACCGTCTTCTCGGCAACAG GTGGTCATTGATAGCTGGGAGAATTCCAGGAAGAACCGATAATGAGATTAAAAATTATTGGAACACACATCTCAGCAAGAAACTTATTAACCAAGGGATTGATCCCAGAACTCACAAGCCTCTTAATAacccatcttcttcttcttcaataatCCCAAATACTAATCACCAAACAAGTACTCCTTTTTTTGCACCATCTTCTTctgatcatcatcatccaatTACTATCACTAACAATGAACCTGATCCCTCTCAAACACAACAAGCTCAGGGTTGTGGTAACTTGGTTAATGATGTTTCTGCAATGGATAATCATCATGTGCTTACCAACAACAACAGAGGGGATTATGGAGACGACAATGGTAATAACAATTACGGCGGTGATGATGTGTTTACTTCATTTCTGGATTCATTGATCAACGACGATGCATTTGCTGCACACAGATCAGAGAATGATCCTTTGATCTTATCTGCTGCACCACCAGCTCTGTGGGAATCGCCGCCACTCATGATGACATCTACTCATAATTTCACCCAAAACCAAGACGGGAAAGCTTCTTAG
- the LOC11432730 gene encoding serine/arginine-rich SC35-like splicing factor SCL33 yields MRGRSYSPSPPPRYSRRGGGGGGRSPSPRRRYAPRQSDLPTSLLVRNLRHDCRPEDLRRPFGHFGPLKDIYLPKDYYTGQPRGFGFIQFVDPADAADAKYHMDGQVLLGREITVVFAEENRKKPTEMRVRERSSGRHSDRRRSPPRYSRSPRYSRSPPRHRSRSRGSRDYHSPPPKRREYSRSVSPEDRRHSREGSQHSRERSYSRSPPKNGDARSRSQSPVKGSVESRSPSPSRDVRAASRSRSPSQ; encoded by the exons ATGAGAGGAAGAAGCTACAGTCCATCACCACCACCGCGTTACAGCAGAAGAGGCGgcggaggaggaggaagaagtcCAAGTCCTCGTCGGCGTTACGCTCCCCGTCAAAGCGATCTACCTACCAGTCTTCTTGTTCGTAATCTTCGCCATGACTGTAGGCCTGAAGATCTTCGTAGACCTTTCGGTCATTTTGGTCCTCTTAAGGATATTTATCTCCCCAAAGATTATTACACTGG ACAACCTCGTGGTTTTGGTTTTATTCAATTTGTGGATCCTGCGGATGCTGCTGATGCTAAATATCATATGGATGGTCAAGTTCTTCTCGGTAGGGAGATAACTGTTGTTTTTGCTGAGGAAAATAGAAAGAAGCCAACTGAGATGAGGGTCAGAGAGAGAAG TAGCGGTCGGCATTCTGATCGAAGGAGGTCTCCTCCACGTTATTCTCGTTCACCCCGCTATTCCCGGTCTCCACCTCGTCACAGATCTCGCTCTCGCGGCAGTCGTGACTATCATTCCCCTCCTCCTAAACGAAGGGAATATTCAAG ATCTGTATCACCTGAGGATAGAAGGCACAGTCGAGAAGGGTCACAACACAGCAGAGAGAGGTCATACTCACGCTCTCCACCCAAGAACGGGGATGCGAGAAGCCGTAGTCAGAGTCCAGTGAAAGGCTCAGTCGAGAGCAGAAGTCCAAGTCCGAGCCGTGATGTCAGGGCAGCATCCCGCAGTAGGTCTCCCAGTCAGTGA
- the LOC11439467 gene encoding IQ domain-containing protein IQM2, producing the protein MTELKLQKVYKSFHTIRKLADYAILINQSWWKLLDFAELKRSSISFFDIEKHETAISRWSRARTRAAKVGKGLSKDVKARKLALLHWLEAIDPQHRYGHNLHFYYDKWLKSKSREPFFYWLDIGEGKEINLEKCPRAKLQQQCIKYLSPMGRLAYEVVVEDGRFLYKQSGEFLHTTKEGSRGKWIFVLSTSKNLYVGKKKKGSFQHSSFLAGGATSCAGRLVVEHGVLKAVWPHSGHYRPTEENFKEFISFLEENNVDLSNVKMAPVNDGVHSSEEDLTGNMSGLEDE; encoded by the exons ATGACCGAACTTAAATTGCAGAAAGTATACAAGAGCTTTCACACAATAAGAAAGCTAGCAGATTATGCAATTCTTATCAACCAAAgctg GTGGAAGCTTTTAGATTTTGCTGAGCTAAAACGCAGCTCTATATCTTTCTTTGACATTGAGAAACACGAAACTGCCATTTCGCGTTGGTCTAGAGCTAGAACAAGAGCTGCTAAGGTTGGTAAAGGTTTATCAAAAGATGTTAAAGCTAGAAAACTTGCTTTGCTGCATTGGCTTGAAGCA ATTGATCCACAACATCGATATGGACATAATCTACACTTTTATTATGATAAATGGCTCAAGTCTAAGAGCAGAGAACCCTTTTTCTATTG GCTAGATATAGGAGAAGGAAAGGAAATAAATCTTGAGAAGTGCCCTAGAGCTAAACTTCAACAGCAATGTATTAAATATCTTAGTCCT ATGGGAAGACTGGCTTATGAAGTTGTTGTGGAGGATGGAAGATTCTTGTACAAGCAATCAGGAGAGTTCCTTCACACTACAAAAGAAGGTTCACGTGGCAAGTGGATTTTTGTTCTTAGCACATCTAAGAATTTATATGTTGGTAAAAAGAAGAAAGGTTCATTTCAACATTCTAGTTTTTTGGCTGGAGGAGCTACATCTTGTGCTGGGAGACTAGTTGTTGAACATGGTGTCTTAAAG GCTGTTTGGCCTCACAGTGGTCACTATCGTCCGACAGAAGAGAATTTTAAggaatttatttcatttctggAGGAGAACAATGTGGACCTTTCTAATGTCAAG ATGGCTCCAGTTAATGATGGAGTCCACTCATCTGAAGAGGACTTAACTGGGAACATGAGTGGCTTGGAGGATGAATAG
- the LOC11429067 gene encoding glucan endo-1,3-beta-glucosidase 4 produces the protein MKLQKWLTSLFLLTLATINNVLGAFVGVNIGTHVTDLPSASNIVAILKSHQITHVRLYDANAHMLQALSNTGIELLVGVTDEEILRIGESPSVAATWISKNVAAYMPHTNITTIAVGSEVLTSIPNVARVLVPAMNHLHSALVASNLHFRVKISTPQSMDLIPKPFPPSTATFNSSWNSTIHQILQFLKNTNSSYMLNAHPYYGYTKGDGIFPIEYALLRSLPSTKKIVDPNTLFRYDSMFDAMVDATYYSIQALNFNDIRIIVTETGWPHLGGSNEPDASLENAETYNNNLIRRVLNDSGPPSQPKMAINTYIYELFDEDKRTGPISERHWGLFYTTNGSSVYPLSFSSSNKVFGNSSKSFCVAKDGADAEKMEAGLDWACGQGRANCAAIQAGRPCYFPNDVKSHASYAYNDYYQKMNSVGGTCDFDDTAMITTEDPSHGSCIYAGSSNLSTGGDGSFSSIAFGPVSPNIGAGLKLQLTSLHYAFSSTSLLLALML, from the exons ATGAAGCTTCAAAAATGGCTCACTAGTTTGTTCTTGCTCACTCTTGCCACTATAAACAATGTATTAG GTGCATTTGTGGGGGTAAACATTGGCACTCATGTTACTGATCTACCATCAGCTTCAAATATAGTTGCTATTCTAAAATCTCATCAAATTACTCATGTGCGTCTCTATGATGCTAATGCTCACATGCTACAAGCCCTATCAAACACCGGCATTGAACTCCTTGTTGGTGTCACCGACGAAGAGATATTAAGAATTGGAGAATCTCCATCAGTGGCTGCAACATGGATTAGCAAAAACGTAGCTGCTTACATGCCTCACACAAATATCACAACAATAGCCGTTGGCAGTGAGGTTCTTACTTCAATCCCAAATGTTGCTCGTGTTCTTGTTCCTGCCATGAATCATCTTCACAGTGCCTTGGTTGCTTCAAACCTTCATTTCCGTGTTAAAATTTCGACGCCTCAGTCCATGGATTTAATCCCTAAGCCTTTTCCTCCTTCTACAGCCACTTTTAACTCATCATGGAACTCAACAATTCACCAAATCCTCCAGTTTTTGAAGAACACAAACTCTTCTTATATGTTAAATGCTCACCCTTATTATGGATATACTAAAGGAGATGGCATTTTCCCAATTGAATATGCTTTACTTCGATCCCTTCCTTCgacaaagaaaattgttgatCCGAATACATTGTTCCGTTATGACAGTATGTTTGATGCTATGGTGGATGCTACCTATTATTCTATACAAGCATTAAATTTCAATGATATACGGATCATTGTCACAGAAACTGGCTGGCCACATTTAGGTGGATCCAACGAACCGGATGCTAGTTTAGAAAATGCTGAGACctacaataataatttgattaggAGAGTACTTAATGATTCAGGTCCTCCTAGTCAACCAAAGATGGCTATTAATACCTATATATATGAATTGTTTGATGAAGATAAGAGAACAGGACCTATATCTGAAAGACATTGGGGACTTTTTTATACTACTAATGGCAGTAGTGTTTACCCTTTGAGTTTTAGTTCTTCTAACAAGGTTTTCGGAAATTCTTCTAAGTCTTTTTGCGTGGCTAAAGACGGTGCGGACGCTGAAAAGATGGAAGCTGGTTTGGATTGGGCTTGTGGACAAGGCCGGGCAAACTGTGCAGCTATTCAAGCAGGGAGACCTTGCTATTTCCCCAATGATGTGAAAAGTCATGCCTCTTATGCTTATAATGATTATTATCAAAAAATGAATAGTGTTGGAGGAACATGTGACTTTGATGATACGGCTATGATAACTACCGAGGATCCAA GTCATGGATCATGCATATATGCAGGAAG TTCTAACTTGAGCACTGGCGGTGATGGGAGCTTTTCTTCTATTGCATTTGGACCTGTAAGTCCTAATATTGGTGCTGGATTGAAGTTGCAACTGACTAGCCTTCACTATGCATTCTCTTCTACTAGTCTACTTTTGGCTTTGATGTTGTAA